GGAGACACTGCAACTATTTTCAAcattaatctaaaatttctattattataaGATTATACAAGGTATTCTAGTACCATACCATAAAAGGCATATGATATCTATTGagaaataatagtcattaagAATCTCTTTAAGGAAAATTGAATTACACAGATCACCACAAACCATCTGGACTTCCATCTAGAATTGGAGTTGGTTCCCCCGAAAGAGCCGTAGTAAACATATCCCAGAATCAGAGTAATACAGATATTGAAGCACCTTTATATCCCGGTAAAGCAGGGAAATCTTCATATTGAATGCTGAATTCTTGGTTCTGTTGACCAAAACCAATGTTATGTTTTTGCATCATACCTTCACAAAAGGGCatttaaagataaattattcAGCCACTTCAGAAAGTAACATGAAACAGATCTGCTATTAATTAAACTGAATAACCTATTTGCCCATGAGAGCCACCAGCTGAAGAAGGACGCCCTGATAGCTGAGGAAAGTCATTTACATCAAAAGTAGCATTGTCATGAGCATTTGACTCATTTAGTAATGCCATAAAgctaaaattattatttccaGCTTGAAATTGGTTTTGAGAAAGTGGCACACCAGCACCAGAGTAAGAATTGCCCAGCATGGATACCACCTGTGGAGCTGAAATATATCTGTCGATCATTagtattaaagaaaaatgattgatGCAGAGTCTGGTTTggaattcattatttaaacaaaacatctaaggAGCACAATATAGCAAATATGGATACAGCATTCCGACAAATTCAATACCCGCATATGATAAAATCACTGTTacgtttaaaattttttagcAACTGCAGTCCCCAGCCGGCTTAATTTTCTAAACATAACAGCATTGCTATATGTgccttttattttcaaattaggTTATGATCGATAAATAATCAGAGCCACCAGAAAATTGCACCAAGATACAACAAATAATTACCTGCCAGATTCAAACGAGATGCAAGACCAGGGATGTTTCCAACGCCCGTAGAGCTTCCACCCCTTGAAGCATTGCCCCCGCCCACAAGACCACTAATAGTATTTGTAATTCTCCCTGTATTTCCCATATTTGGAAGTACACCGGGGCCTATAGGTATCCAATTGTAGCAATTAGTGTCCTCAGAAACCCGGGTCGGAATACCGCATATGTAAACCAATTGACAAATGACTACTCATACCCCCAGTATTATTAAGACCTGAATGTCCATGTGAACTTCCCAGAGATAGCTGCATCAAAAGGCCATCATCAgataattacttttataataaataaagggTAGCAAGATAGCATCAACTTGTCTATAAGACCCATTCCTGGGACCATTTATGGAGTTATGGactatatcaaattattagtCTCATCCAAAATCTAAATACATAGATTCACCTGAGAAAGTGTGTTAGGAAGACTATTTATAGCATATCTACCATTAGACACGCTTCCTTGAGCTTGTTGGACACCATTTGGAAGACCACCAATATTTGTCGAATTTCTTGATGCATAAGGCCCAGGCATGTTTGACATGTTAAAGCTATTATGGATATTATGAAGCCCCTGGAGATTACCTGCCGATGAGAAAATACATTATTAACTTCATTCATTTGTATTGGaaatatatctaaataaaGCAATGTATAGTGCATACCACTGGACTGGTTCAAGACAGCTCCAGAGGAACCTGATTGCGCAGAAAAGGAAGTTGTGAAAGCTCTTCCAGTGCTATCCGGAATATTAGAATTTGATCCATTCAAACCTGACTGTGTCCACATTTACATGTTAATTTAGTTAATACATAATCCAAAAACAAATACGCTTTGCTTGGGGAGATAAAATAAGCTATCTCAGGTAACCAAGTGAGCTATAACTTATAAGGTGAGAAAAACTTACACTCAGTACCCCAGACATTGTGAATCCTCAAACCAAAAGACAAAAGGTCATTCTTCTCCGGATAGAGCTCCTATTACCTCAAATCCTAATCTTCTAGCAACCTGACGAAGAAATCAGACAACATTCTAGAAAcatctatatatgtataaaagcCAAGTGCAGCCATGTTTTCCCGCCAATACAGTGGCACAGTCAAATAAAGTTGTAATTTGCAGGATGAGGTATTCATATGTTGGATATTAGCGGTTTAATGCACGTGAAAATCCAATTCAGGACAAAACCAAACGTTTTTTCTAAGCCTAATGTTAATCACGTAAGTGAATTAAAATCAAACGAGTTGACATCAAATTCAGTATATCAATTCTTATCATTTCCAATTTTTAGATGCATAAATTCCAATTGAGGAAAAATAAGCAAACTTGCAGATCTCGTTACAAAAAGCCAGCAAAGAGTGAGCTGAGATGGAAAGGAGAAGAAGCCTctggagaagaagatgaaaca
The nucleotide sequence above comes from Salvia hispanica cultivar TCC Black 2014 chromosome 5, UniMelb_Shisp_WGS_1.0, whole genome shotgun sequence. Encoded proteins:
- the LOC125188939 gene encoding probable NOT transcription complex subunit VIP2 isoform X4 produces the protein MSGVLSSGLNGSNSNIPDSTGRAFTTSFSAQSGSSGAVLNQSSGNLQGLHNIHNSFNMSNMPGPYASRNSTNIGGLPNGVQQAQGSVSNGRYAINSLPNTLSQLSLGSSHGHSGLNNTGGPGVLPNMGNTGRITNTISGLVGGGNASRGGSSTGVGNIPGLASRLNLAAPQVVSMLGNSYSGAGVPLSQNQFQAGNNNFSFMALLNESNAHDNATFDVNDFPQLSGRPSSAGGSHGQIGMMQKHNIGFGQQNQEFSIQYEDFPALPGYKGGLNVGGSAEYTINPHQKEQIHDSMTNLMQQSQQLSLGRSSGFNFGSSYSSHHPQQHRASSINGTGVSYLTSGSSDLHIHGPEQYQQFQQSQSRFISPFRDKDIKATPGSQSIPDQYGMLGLISIIKKVNPTLATLALGLDLTTLGLNLNSSETLHKKFSSPWSDEPVRGEPEFSVPECYYAKQTPPLKKNINCMPFKSVLFLLEFVANLFCKIPSRNTILHLLQHAQR